The Acidimicrobiia bacterium region ACTCCAACAGGTCGGAGACATACTGAGCTTCATCGGGGAGGCCGGTGGTCATGAGCGCGTCGGCGAGGCTCCGCTTGGAGTAGGCAAGCAGCACGGCGAGTTCTGGTCGCGTCAATCCGAGCTGGCGGGTCGCACGATCGTTTAGTTCCTCGGCAGTTGGCACGCCTTCGATCGCACGGTCGAGCAGGCCGGCGGTCTCGAGCATTGTCATCAGATCTTCGTACGCCTCGATTTGTTGAGGCGATTGCTCGAGTTCCTGCGAAAGGATCTGCGCCTGCAGGAAATTGTCATATAGAACGGCTGCAACTACATCGTCTGCCACAGACGCGACGAGTTCATCGCGCGCTTCTCGAGTCAGGTCGCCGCGCTCCTCTGCCAACCCGAGCAGCACCTTCAGGTTGACTTCCCGGTCTGAGCAGTGCACGCCGCCGGAGTTGTCGATGAAGTCCGTATTGATCTTGCCTGTGGCTGCATATTCGATGCGACCCCGCTGGGTGAATCCAAGGTTGCCCCCTTCGGCCACGACCTGGCAGCGCAGATCCCGTCCGTTCACCCGGACGGGATCGTTGGGGCGGTCGCCAACTTCGGCATTGGTTTCAGATTTCGCCTTCACATATGTGCCGATGCCACCGTTCCAAAGCAAATCGACCGGCGCTTGCAGAATCGCCGCGATGAGTTCGTTCGGTGTGAACTCGGATCGGTCAACGTCCAGAGCTTCCCGAGCTTCAGGGGAGAGGTCGATCCGTTTGGCGGTGCGCGGATAGATGCCCCCACCCGGCGAGAGGAGGTCGTGGTTGTAATCCTCCCAGGAGGAGGCCGGAAGCGCGAAGAGACGCTCGCGCTCGGCGAACGATGCCACGGGATCGGGATCGGGATCAACGAAGATGTGGCGGTGATCGAAGGCTGCAATGAGTCCCAACGTCCGGGACATGAGCATGCCGTTCCCGAAGACATCACCCGACATGTCTCCGATGCCGACCACGGTAATGGGATCGTTCTGGGTGTCGATCCCATCCTCCCAGAAGTGGTACTTGACCGACTCCCATGCACCCTTGGCGGTGATGCCGAGTGCCTTGTGGTCGTAGCCTGCCGATCCGCCGGAGGCGAAGGCGTCACCGAGCCAGTAGCCGTACTCCGCCGCGATCGCATTCGCAGTGTCCGAGAGCCTGGCGGTGCCTTTGTCGGCTGCCACCACCAGATACGGGTCGTTGCCGTCATGGATACGGACCTCGACGGGGTGTACGACCTGGCCTGCTACGAGGTTGTCGGTGATGTCGAGCATGCCCCTGATGAAGATGCTGTATGCGGAGGTGACCGCCTCAGCGAGTTTCGCCCGGTCAGATGGGGGTCTGCGGAGCACGAAGCCGCCCTTGGATCCGGTGGGAACGATGATGGCGTTCTTGGTCATCTGAGCCTTCATGAGGCCCAGTACTTCCGTGCGGTAGTCCTCCCTGCGATCCGACCACCGCAGGCCGCCGCGTGACACCAAGCCGCCCCGCAGGTGGATTGCTTCCACCTCCGGTGCGTAGACGAAAATCTCAAACTTCGGGTGGGGGAGCGGCATCTCGGGCACGCGGGCTGAATCGAACTTGAAGCTGAGCGATTGCCGGTCCGTGCGATAAGTGTTGGTGCGGACGGTTGCCTGGACCAGGTGCAGGAACCCGCGCAGGATGCGGTCCTCTTCAAGCGACTCGAGGGCGTCGAGTTCTTGAGTGATCTGCTCGATCAGTACGGGTTCAAGTCCTTGCTCCGCCTCTGGATTGAAGCGGGCATCGAACAACTGCACGAGCAGATGGGCGATGTCCGGGTGGGCGGCGAACGTGTCGTTGATGTAGCGCATCGTGTAGGAAGAGCTCACCCGCCGCCAATAGGTCCGATACGCGCGCAGGATCCCAACCTCGAAGTGCGTCAGGCACGATGACACGACTAGTCGGTTGAGAGAGTCGGACTCGGCCTTCCTGGCGAGGATTGCCTGAATGGCCTCGCCCAGTCTCCCTGCACACGCTTCCAGATCGAGTTGACGGCCGCTCAGGTCCAACACGCCGAAGTCATGGATGAACGCCGAGCCCTCACCGTCGGCGATACGGGTCGGAACCTCTTCGACCACCCGGAGCCCCAGTGCTTCGAGTACCGGCATGATGGCGGAGAGCTGCATCTTCCCCGCTTTGCGGTACACGGCCAGCCGGGTGAGCTTCTCGCCGTGATCGGTCTCATTCTGGAGTCCGATGACCACCGGCACCCCGGACGTGATCAGCTCCTCGAGTTTGACGACATCGTTGACGGAGAGTTCGATCGGCACCGACGTCCTGTAGTACTCCGGGAACCGGCTCGCCCACGTATCGGCCAGTTGATTCCCGTGTTCCTGCCCGAGCCTCTCGGCCATGAGTTCCCGGAGCCGGTCCTCCCAATTTCGGGCGACATCGACGACCTCTGCTTCGAGCTCGGCGAACGAGACCTCCGGTACGCTGCCTCCCCCTATCCAAATTGTGAAATGGATGCGAGCGCCGCCCGTCTCGCCCAGGGACAAACGGAAATCCGATGAGGTTCCGCCGAACTTCCGGAGGAACAGCGCCTCGAGCTTCTTTCGCACAGTCGCAGAGAAGCGATCGCGTGGAATCGCAACCAGAATGGAAACGCTTCTGTTGAAGAGGTCCCTTCTGACGAACAGGCGGATTTGCCTCTGCTCTTCCAGGTTGACGAGACCCATGATGTTGAATCCGATCTCGTCGGTCGGCGTAGAGAACAGCTCGTCCTTCGGGAAGCTGTCGAAGATCTGCACGAGTTGCTTGTAATCGTGCGATCCCTCGATGAGGTCTTCCGCTTCGATGATGTGGTGCAGTTTGCGTTGGAGGATCGGCATCGTCGAAGCGGGAGCCATGTACGCCCTCGATGTGAAGAGGCCGAGCAGGCGTGCTTCGCCGACGACTTCGCCATCCTGGTTCACGCGGCGCAGGCCGATGTAATCCATCCGGTCCGGACGGTGCACCGTCGACTTGCGGTTGGTCTTCGTGATTACGAGGAGCTCACCTTCAACATGACGGGCGCGCAGATCGTCGGGGAGATCGGCCAAGGCCACCGGCTCGGCGAAGGCGGACTCCGAGTCATCCGCCAGGATTCCGAGCCCGGTATCAGTCACGATCTGGAGCGCCGGTCCATCGGGCTGGGCGATGATCTGATATTCGCGATATCCGAGCATCACGAAGTTGAAATCCAGAAGCCACTCGAGGAAGCTGCGAGCGTCTTCGATCTCTTCTGGTGCGTAGCGGGTCGTCCCTTCGGCGGCGTACTCCACCATCCGCTGAACGGCTTTTTGCATCAGTGGGAAGTCGCGAACTGCTGCCAGCGTGTCCGCGAGGGCTTGTCGTACAACCTTCTCGAGCTCGAGTGCGCCGTCACCCACGGGACGATCGAGTTCGATGTGTTGGATGGACTCTCGAACATCCGCCCCCCGGGCCGGCAGGATGTCGACGATTCGATTGTCGTCGTCACGAAGGGTGCCGATAACCGGGTGGAGGATTCGCTCGATGTTGAATCCTTGCGCCTGAACGGCGTTGCCAACCGAGTCGATCAGGAAGGGTCGATCGTCGCAGACGATTTCGACAACGCCGCCGGGGAGGTCGTAGCCCCAATCGCCCAGGGACGGGTCGAACACCCTTACGGCGATCTGCTCGGTTCCTCTGGCGTCGAGGAACTCGAAGAGCCGTCTGATCTGGGCGGCCATCTCCGGTTCCTGAACTGCCGCGGACCATTCATCTGGGAACCGTCTGAGGTAGGCGCGGGCAAAGTCGGTGACGGCTTCGCCGGCCGGGGTGTCGGAGGGTGAGGCGAGGTGCTCGATTACCTGTTCGACATAGGCGATGGGTTCGCGAACCATGTGAGACAACGTTACTGCGGGGAAAGGCCCGAGTGGGTGAATAGCGGCGGCGAATGGCGGATTGCGCGAAGGCCTTTCGTACTATTCGCAGGTGACATGAGCTGTTATCCGTTCCGCTTATGTTGCAGTAGCGTATGGGTTGGTTGAAAGCGCCGGAAGAAGTCGGAGAGAAGATATGCGCGCGACGTGGCAACGATGGCGGGTGATTTGGGTGGCTGCCGTGGTGGTGGCGATGGCTCTTGCCCTGACCGGTTGCGGGGACACCGCTCAGGACCGAGCGCCGAATTTCTCGTTGGACAACGCCCTGGGCGCACCGGTGGCGTTGACCGACTATTCGGGAACCCCGGTCCTGTTGTTCTTCCACATGGCAGACGGCTGACCGCCGTGCATGCAACAGATCGTGGATCTGGAAGTTGATGCAGGGTTTCAGGCTCTGGGCGTAGAACTGGTCTCCATCGCGTTCGATGATGGGGCAACGCAGAAGCAAGCAGCCGAGGCGGTAGGAGTGGTCGATACACCTATGTTGGTTGACGCCGATCACAGCGTCTCGGAAGCCTACGACGTGCTGCAGTGGGCTGTTGCCACCGGCGAACCCGGGCACACGTTTGTGTTGGTCGACGGCGACGGCGGTATCGCCTGGCTTCGCGATTATGGAGCCCAGGAGAACGGCGGCTCCATGTACGTGGAGCCTCAGGAACTCGTCGACCAAATCGACGTCGCATTGAATGGGTGAACCGGCGAGGGCAGATAAGCCGAACCCCTGTACCGTTGGTTATCGTTGAGAGCGTGAAGGACGACTTCTCCGCCGCCTGCGACATCATCGACAACGCGCGGCGTGTTCTCCTCTTCACCGGTGCCGGGATCTCTACGGAATCCGGGATTCCAGATTTCCGTGGACCCGACGGGCTTTGGTCCAGAGTGGACCCAGCCGACTTCACGATCGGGCGGTACCTGAGCGACCCGGAACTCCGCAAGCGACGGTGGCGCATGCACCTCGATGGTGAGCTGTGGGGATCCCGTTCGGTGGTGCGC contains the following coding sequences:
- a CDS encoding peroxiredoxin family protein, whose product is MALALTGCGDTAQDRAPNFSLDNALGAPVALTDYSGTPVLLFFHMADGUPPCMQQIVDLEVDAGFQALGVELVSIAFDDGATQKQAAEAVGVVDTPMLVDADHSVSEAYDVLQWAVATGEPGHTFVLVDGDGGIAWLRDYGAQENGGSMYVEPQELVDQIDVALNG
- a CDS encoding NAD-glutamate dehydrogenase, whose product is MVREPIAYVEQVIEHLASPSDTPAGEAVTDFARAYLRRFPDEWSAAVQEPEMAAQIRRLFEFLDARGTEQIAVRVFDPSLGDWGYDLPGGVVEIVCDDRPFLIDSVGNAVQAQGFNIERILHPVIGTLRDDDNRIVDILPARGADVRESIQHIELDRPVGDGALELEKVVRQALADTLAAVRDFPLMQKAVQRMVEYAAEGTTRYAPEEIEDARSFLEWLLDFNFVMLGYREYQIIAQPDGPALQIVTDTGLGILADDSESAFAEPVALADLPDDLRARHVEGELLVITKTNRKSTVHRPDRMDYIGLRRVNQDGEVVGEARLLGLFTSRAYMAPASTMPILQRKLHHIIEAEDLIEGSHDYKQLVQIFDSFPKDELFSTPTDEIGFNIMGLVNLEEQRQIRLFVRRDLFNRSVSILVAIPRDRFSATVRKKLEALFLRKFGGTSSDFRLSLGETGGARIHFTIWIGGGSVPEVSFAELEAEVVDVARNWEDRLRELMAERLGQEHGNQLADTWASRFPEYYRTSVPIELSVNDVVKLEELITSGVPVVIGLQNETDHGEKLTRLAVYRKAGKMQLSAIMPVLEALGLRVVEEVPTRIADGEGSAFIHDFGVLDLSGRQLDLEACAGRLGEAIQAILARKAESDSLNRLVVSSCLTHFEVGILRAYRTYWRRVSSSYTMRYINDTFAAHPDIAHLLVQLFDARFNPEAEQGLEPVLIEQITQELDALESLEEDRILRGFLHLVQATVRTNTYRTDRQSLSFKFDSARVPEMPLPHPKFEIFVYAPEVEAIHLRGGLVSRGGLRWSDRREDYRTEVLGLMKAQMTKNAIIVPTGSKGGFVLRRPPSDRAKLAEAVTSAYSIFIRGMLDITDNLVAGQVVHPVEVRIHDGNDPYLVVAADKGTARLSDTANAIAAEYGYWLGDAFASGGSAGYDHKALGITAKGAWESVKYHFWEDGIDTQNDPITVVGIGDMSGDVFGNGMLMSRTLGLIAAFDHRHIFVDPDPDPVASFAERERLFALPASSWEDYNHDLLSPGGGIYPRTAKRIDLSPEAREALDVDRSEFTPNELIAAILQAPVDLLWNGGIGTYVKAKSETNAEVGDRPNDPVRVNGRDLRCQVVAEGGNLGFTQRGRIEYAATGKINTDFIDNSGGVHCSDREVNLKVLLGLAEERGDLTREARDELVASVADDVVAAVLYDNFLQAQILSQELEQSPQQIEAYEDLMTMLETAGLLDRAIEGVPTAEELNDRATRQLGLTRPELAVLLAYSKRSLADALMTTGLPDEAQYVSDLLEYFPRAIREQFGDLIEKHPLRRELLTTILANELVNSEGITFVTRLMNETGSTPADIVRAFRITREVTGASARWEAVEQLRAGVDIDIQRRLMFGVDALVEALTRWYLTRPGRDEPAVTIAETKTAFADLAKAIATVGPVLWSREREGAVEALMEGGVPKDIARRHVFQKELIHGPDIIELARDTGYPLLDVARVFFLIGQVFELDWLEVQVAGLPMVTRWQRWATRTLDDDLIRLRRDLAGSVLMTIKPSDPDEMVAGYLHEHDDGLVRLRRFIATLEADGVDDAAMAIVAIRQVRAFVGIP